DNA sequence from the Candidatus Sulfuricurvum sp. RIFRC-1 genome:
ATATCGGAGTCAATCCGAACAATAACGGAACCGATATCAAACTTTTCTTCCCTGCGATGACCGTAGATCAGCGTCACGATACCGCGAAAAAAGCACGTGGAATGGCGGAAGATGCAAAAGTTGCCGTACGTAATGACCGCAAAAAAGCAAACGATAAAATCAAAGTACTCGAAAAAGACAAACTGGTAACCGCCGATGAGTCCAAAGGGGCTCAGGATAAAGTCCAAAAGATCACCGATAAATTTATCGCCAAAATCGAAGAATTGCTCAAAAGTAAAGAGCAAGACATCTTGACGGTATAACCCTAATGGATATCAAACAAATCTATCTCGATGCAAGCGCAATGCTTGAAGGGCATTTTAAACTCAGCTCGGGCAATCACTCTGCGTATTACCTCCAATCGGCAAAAGTGTTGGAGCAACCTCGCACCGCAAAGCTTCTCGCGGATGCGCTAGCCGCTAATATTCAAAAAAATGGGATCGAAATTGATACCGTTTGTGCTCCGGCACTCGGTGGACTCATCGCAGGATTTGCCCTCGCGACAGCACTCGATAAACGTTCGATTTTTGCAGAGCGTGTCAATGGTGAAATGCAGATTCGTCGCGG
Encoded proteins:
- the frr gene encoding ribosome recycling factor, which encodes MLNEVYQFCEEKMQGSCEHLLSNFRTLRTGRVTTKILDNVRVDNYGSLTPIDQAASVLATDATTITISPWDKSMLSVIEKAIMKADIGVNPNNNGTDIKLFFPAMTVDQRHDTAKKARGMAEDAKVAVRNDRKKANDKIKVLEKDKLVTADESKGAQDKVQKITDKFIAKIEELLKSKEQDILTV